The sequence ggtattttgtgcaggccagtgacacaacatctcaatataatccattcaggctgtaacaacaaaatgtggaaaaagtcaagggattgtGAATATTTTCTGCAGGCACTGTACATTGCAAGTTggcgtttattgtcatgagtcttgccctgtaggcagaactgagcgatatCTGCTAgatgcaaagtcaaaattggctgtattgtaaaaattcatgaaaacaaaaaaatagcttttaggtcttaatttaagattagggttagcagtgtggttagggtaaAGGGTGTGGTTAggtttcaaatcagattttataactggctgtgccagctagttcCCACCGTGCGGTACATGAGTCATgtcaataaatgccaacctgcataTGCAGCTCTTACTTTGCGCttcaggtgtgaaggaagactgGTGAGAGTAGGGCTGTTCTGGTGATCTTtcctctttgttgttgttgttgggaggGTAGTTGTCCTCGACATGAAACATAGCCGGGTTGTGACTGGTCTGTCCACTTCTGTACTTCAGGAAAACCTCTATGGAGACGGGGACGGGATGATGCTTAAACACTAGTTTGAGTTGATATCAAGAGAACCCCAATGCACTAATCAACACACCATAAGAGAATGCAGGGCTTTCTGCCAATACTCTATATAGTGAGTTGTCCCTACCTGCAAACCCATCCAGTGGAACACAAGAACATGCCTCATTTTCTGAGAGGGAGATCGGACTCTGTTTTATATCAACGTCTGACTTCTGTGGTCCTAGACAGGAACAAAGAAAGGGACAGGAAACAACACAttatgacttattattattatcagtGAAGTATATTCCATCACTGAGATGTATACTCTTGATCATTTAAATCAACTTAATATGATAAACAACCCGTGTTGTGGAgcagtgaactacatgtagttggGTGGAGGCAGCTGTGGGGAGAATGACTCATAATAATATCTGGAATGGCATTTAATGCATGGAAATCATGTGTTTAGTGTATGTGATACCATTCCACAtttcgctccagccattaccacgagcccatcctccccaattaagttgccaccaacctcctgtgatgtagTTTAACTAGTAGttgaactacattttgcagtagcttggtggaaGTTGAACTAAAGTCTaatctaggtagtgttttcagtagttaattacttgTTTTGCCATGTAGCCGTGCAGCTAACTACCGGAACTGCACATAActtttttttcaaaaataaaatatgggtgaagtaggcaagaatttcatcagacctgcctaattctcactttaAACATTGTTTTTGGGTTAAATAAACTGAATTAAACATGCTGTTAACCTATGACCCCAAActgatctgttcttgcaatttgtagtctgtGACATATGATAATTTTTCACGAAGTAGTTtgaatgtagtgaactactttttcaaagtaacttcaGTAAACTTTTTTAAGGCTAGCTTTAGTGTagtttaacttcttccagtgtgaagttaTTGGTAGcttagtaaactatattttcagagtaactTACCCAGCATTGTAAACAACTTAAAGCATGCATTCTAAAGCTACTCACTTTTTCTTTGTTCAGTACGTTTAACAACAGGCAGCATCATGTAAACCCTGGAGGCATTACTGCCCTTCTTGATGCTCTTGCCCTGTAGCTCTTTCACATCGGGTAGTGTGTTCAGGGCACATCGGAAGTTGGCTTTCCATGTCTTAGGATCAGGCTTGTCTATCCCAGGTTTGTATCTGCCTTGAAACGAAGGGATACAATTAGTTCATCAAAGCCAACCTGTGAACTGTGTCATTTTACATATAAGCAAGGACGAGGAAGTAGTGTTTTACttgagtttatttagtaaatatttttgaACTGCATTGGTTAAGGGGTTGTAAGTATGCGGTAAGGTGTGGTActcgttgtattcggcgcatgtgacaaattcaattttatttgatttatccCAAAGGTTCCGAGTACTGACTTTGAAAACGCACGCTCAAATTGGTCAATTTGTTGCCCTTGTCTGTACAGCAAAAAATAGCAACCATTGATAAAACTATCCATATCCACAACAATTGAATTGCATTTGACCATCCATAGATCTGAACAGTGTTGGgtagtagtgaactacatgtagttcaactagtaattgaaCAGCATTTTGCAGTAACTGGGTGGTAGTTGAACTGAATTCTAACCTATGTAGTATTTTCAGTAGTTAGTTACATTCTCGCcttgtagcggtgtagctaactactggaactaaaCACTACTTTTTtctgcaaaaataaaatatgggtgaagtaggcaagaaTTAACTTTCTTTTCGGCATCAGGACCACCTAATTCTCACTTAAAACATAGTATTTTGTGTTGAATTGGCTAAATTAAACATTCTGTTAACGTATGACCCCAAAGTAATTTGCTCTTGCAATTTGTAATCGATGACATTTCAGTTTACATATGATAATTTTTCACAAAGTattttggatgtagtgaactactttttctaAGTAACTTCAGTTCAGTAAACTCTTTTTCTTAAGgctagctttagtgtagcttaacttcttccagtgtgaagttattggtagcttggtaaactatattttcagagtagcgtCACAAAAATGTGGTTTGGCTTGTGTGACAACGGTGTTTCCAGGCAAATAGCTTATGAGGGCTTCCTAAGAATCTCTGCTTGAATGACAATGAATTCAAAACACTGCTGTTTGGAAATGCTCCAGTTGCTATGGCCATTGAACACGGAAGATGAGAAAAAAGTTAATTCCCCAGGGTCATGCATAGCCGCAGGAAATAGGGGTGCTGAGGTTGCTGCAGAACCCCCTGAAAAatcataataaaaaatacaaaggTATTATCTTTTGAAAACAATATTGTttaccaaaagtagtgcactgtgcctttactagtcctgtattagcggactgTTATAGCCATCTGTAGCGTGGGCAAAAAATTATCATATTGCAACAATGCAAACTGATAAATGTACTGCTGTTATTCTAACTCGCTTTAGAGatgggacatgttggacttgggaatacagttgaagtcagaagtttacatacagcttagctaaatacatttaaactcagtttttcacaattcctgaaatttaatcctagtaacaattccttgttttaggtcagttaggatcaccactttattttaagaatctgaaatgtcagaataatagtagagagaatgaattatttccactttatttctttcatcacattcccagtgagtcaaacgtttacatacactcaattagtatttggtaacattgcctttaaattgtttaacttggatcaaacgtttcaggtagccttccacaagcttcccacaataagttgggtgaattttggcccattcctcctgacagagctggtgtaactgagtcaggtttgtaggcctccttgcttgcacacactttttcagttctgcccacacattttctataggattgaggtcaaggctttgtgatggtcattccaataccttgactttgttttccttaagccattttgccacaactttggaagtatgctt is a genomic window of Salmo trutta chromosome 10, fSalTru1.1, whole genome shotgun sequence containing:
- the LOC115201631 gene encoding interferon regulatory factor 1, which translates into the protein MQKGRLRLRPWLEKQIQSGKYTGVTWVDETAQVFQIPWKHAARHGWNIDKDATLFRNWAMHTGRYKPGIDKPDPKTWKANFRCALNTLPDVKELQGKSIKKGSNASRVYMMLPVVKRTEQRKRPQKSDVDIKQSPISLSENEACSCVPLDGFAEVFLKYRSGQTSHNPAMFHVEDNYPPNNNNKEERSPEQPYSHQSSFTPEAQKNSDADDNEQAEAIFKIVNHLKHLEQWSQSNDNRSWRAAHPSWVDSYCEDMDYLGYPMETNCDTYSAQQIPFL